Below is a genomic region from Methyloceanibacter stevinii.
GTTGTATGAAGAGGGAATTCCGGCGCTGCCGTTGCCCAAGCTGCCCGACGAGCACAACTAGCCGGACCGGGTTCGCCGGGCCATGTTACCCGCGGGGTAACCTCTTGTTTGGGGCTGTCACGTATACCTCAACAATAATTCGCGAAGTGCCGTGGAAATGTCGGGATGCCTCTGCAATGATGAGGGTGCCGGACGGTTGGATCGCGCATAACCAGGGAACGAATCATGCGCCATACTTTTCAACAGCAACCACGGCCTTGGACCCTTCTCTCGGCGTTCCGGCCGTTGGTCGCCGTGTGTTTCGCGGTCCTTCTGCTCGCCCAGCCGGCGGCCGCAGAGACGAACAAGCACGCGACCTCGCCGGACCTCGATCTCAGCATGCCCCAGGGGCTCGATGCCCAGCCGCAGCCCGTCTATCCGGACGATCGGTTCGGCACGACCGACACATCGGCGACCGACACATCGGCGACGGACGCGGACTCTGACGAGGCTGACTCGGATGAGCCGGCCAGAAGCGCATCGCGCTCGCCGGCCGAGGAGCCGGAATCGTCTCTAACCAGTGATCCGGACATCGAGACGCTCAAGAGCGACGATCTGGCCGACGTTGAAGCGCCCATCGAGCCGAAGACCCCGATCATTATCGCCACGGTCGACAAGACGGCGCAGGAAATGACGGTGTTTGTCGATGGCGTCGAGAAATATCGCTGGCCGGTGTCCACGGGTCTGCCCGGCTATGCGACGCCCTCGGGCACGTTCAACGCCAAGTCCATGAACAAGATTTGGTACAGCAAGCAATTCGACAACGCGCCCATGCCCCATGCGGTCTTCTTCACGAAGAAGGGGCATGCCATTCATGCCTCCAACGAGGTCAAGAAGTTGGGCCGGCCGGCGTCTCATGGCTGTGTCCGCCTGTCGCCGAAGAACGCGGAGACCTTCTTCAGTCTCGTGAAAGAGACGGGTCTCGACCGCACGGAAGTCGTTCTGACCGGGTCGACCCCGGGCGGCGACTACAAGATCGCCCATCCGGACCGCCGTTACGATCCGTACCAGGACTATGGCCGCCCGGCCTATCCGCGTTACGCCCCGAACCGGAATTACCAGCGCTACGGTTACAATGAAATCCAGCCGCGGGCGGAGCGCCGCCGCCGTGTGTTCGTGCCGCGCAATCAGCAGCGCCAGTACCGCCGTGCCCCGCGCCGTGGCAACTGGTTCCGCGCACCGGGGTACTAGGTGCCGAGGTACTAGGCCACGGCCTTGCGGCCGTGGCGTTGTGTTCGTCGCTAGGGCCGCGCGCCGGACCTAGGCCGCCAGTAAGCGTTCGATCGGGACGTCCAATGCCTCGTCGCGCGGGCGGGTAAGGTAGAGTTCAGCCAGGAGATAGCCTTCCGTCTCCTTGCCCGAAGGTCGATGCCCCGCTCGGTCAGTTGCTCTATGACTTTGTCTTGCTCGTCCCTGGATGCGAATCTCCGCTGGACGAACAGCCGCTGGCTGAGCTTCTCCGTCACGAAGCCCGCTCTGCCGAGGGTCTCCGCAATCGCGTCGAACGGGAACATGCGCAGCACGAAGTTGGCGAACCAGGGGCGCCTGCCCTTGGTGACCGCCGGTAGGAGTTCCTCGAAGCTCTTCTCCGTCACGTAGCCGACACATCCAGTCGACGTCACCAAGTCGACTGGAGCGAGATCTGCCCAGACATCCTGCGGGAGAGACTCGGTCTCGAGATCCATTGCGAGCCCTTGATCCAGGAGACCCGCTCTCTCGCCATACGCGACCGC
It encodes:
- a CDS encoding L,D-transpeptidase; translated protein: MRHTFQQQPRPWTLLSAFRPLVAVCFAVLLLAQPAAAETNKHATSPDLDLSMPQGLDAQPQPVYPDDRFGTTDTSATDTSATDADSDEADSDEPARSASRSPAEEPESSLTSDPDIETLKSDDLADVEAPIEPKTPIIIATVDKTAQEMTVFVDGVEKYRWPVSTGLPGYATPSGTFNAKSMNKIWYSKQFDNAPMPHAVFFTKKGHAIHASNEVKKLGRPASHGCVRLSPKNAETFFSLVKETGLDRTEVVLTGSTPGGDYKIAHPDRRYDPYQDYGRPAYPRYAPNRNYQRYGYNEIQPRAERRRRVFVPRNQQRQYRRAPRRGNWFRAPGY